A section of the Buchnera aphidicola (Mindarus japonicus) genome encodes:
- a CDS encoding YhgN family NAAT transporter, with protein MKEIFSTIILLILIMDPLGNLPIFMSVLKDLDPNRRRIVLLREMIIALLVMLLFLFLGEKILTFLNLRTEVVSISGGIILFLIAIKMIFPEQQNITNAKPITQEEPFIVPLAIPLVAGPSLLATLMLMSHQYPEKIFLLTTSLLFSWCFTLIILLLSGFFLRILGLKGVNALERLMGLILIMLSAQMFLDGISIWFKI; from the coding sequence ATGAAAGAAATTTTTTCGACTATAATATTACTAATTTTAATTATGGATCCTTTAGGAAACCTTCCTATTTTTATGTCCGTACTAAAAGATTTAGATCCTAATAGACGTCGAATCGTTTTATTAAGAGAGATGATAATTGCTTTATTAGTTATGTTATTATTTTTATTTTTAGGAGAAAAAATTCTTACTTTTCTTAATTTAAGAACAGAAGTTGTTTCAATATCAGGAGGAATTATTTTATTTTTAATAGCAATAAAAATGATTTTTCCAGAACAGCAAAATATAACGAATGCTAAACCCATTACTCAAGAAGAACCATTTATAGTTCCTTTAGCTATCCCTTTAGTTGCAGGACCATCTTTACTAGCGACTCTTATGTTAATGTCTCATCAATACCCTGAAAAAATTTTTTTATTAACAACATCTTTACTTTTTTCTTGGTGTTTTACCTTAATAATTTTATTACTTTCAGGATTTTTTTTACGAATATTAGGTTTAAAAGGGGTAAACGCTTTAGAACGCCTAATGGGTTTAATTTTAATTATGTTATCTGCTCAAATGTTTCTTGATGGAATAAGTATTTGGTTTAAAATATAA
- a CDS encoding phosphoglycerate kinase, whose translation MQIVKMNELNLYNKKVLIRLDLNVPINEYGEITSYARIIAAIPTIELAIKKEAKVIIFSHLGRPIEGVYNKKFSLFPIFQYLKKYFNTVNVTFSKTLIFEKIKKREIVILENTRFNIGEKKNDPNLAKKYASLCDIFVMDAFGTAHRSEASTCGVGYFSKIACAGPLFLSELESLKKALKNPAQPVVSIIGGSKVSTKFRILKSLGKISNTVIVGGGIANTFIAIDNEVGKSLFEREYLMHAKELKEKYNILIPKDSRVGKEFSKHTDAIVKKTSDIQENEEIMDLGDETLSKVLKIIRLAKTIIWNGPVGVYEFKNFQKGTKLIAREIAKSNAFSLAGGGDTLAVIDMFKIREKISYISTGGGSFLSFIEGDKLPTIKMLEETFLTNK comes from the coding sequence ATGCAAATTGTTAAAATGAATGAATTAAATTTATATAATAAAAAAGTATTGATTAGATTAGATTTAAACGTACCTATTAACGAATATGGAGAAATTACTTCGTATGCTAGAATTATTGCAGCCATCCCAACAATAGAATTAGCCATTAAAAAAGAAGCGAAAGTAATTATTTTTTCTCACTTAGGAAGACCCATAGAAGGTGTTTATAATAAAAAATTTTCTTTATTTCCAATATTTCAATATTTAAAAAAATATTTTAATACGGTAAATGTTACTTTTAGTAAAACTCTTATATTTGAAAAAATAAAAAAAAGAGAAATTGTAATATTAGAAAATACTCGATTCAATATAGGAGAAAAAAAAAACGATCCTAATTTAGCAAAAAAATATGCTTCTTTATGCGATATATTTGTTATGGATGCTTTTGGAACAGCACATAGATCTGAAGCTTCAACATGTGGCGTAGGATATTTTTCTAAAATAGCTTGTGCAGGACCATTATTTTTATCTGAACTTGAATCACTCAAAAAAGCATTAAAAAATCCTGCTCAACCTGTAGTTTCTATTATAGGTGGTTCTAAAGTATCCACTAAATTTAGAATTTTAAAATCTTTAGGAAAAATATCAAACACTGTAATTGTAGGTGGAGGAATTGCTAACACATTCATAGCAATTGATAATGAAGTCGGAAAATCTCTTTTTGAACGCGAATATTTGATGCATGCTAAAGAACTAAAAGAAAAGTACAATATACTTATTCCAAAAGACTCAAGAGTCGGAAAAGAATTTTCTAAACATACTGATGCTATTGTAAAAAAAACTTCTGATATTCAAGAAAATGAAGAAATTATGGATCTTGGAGATGAAACATTATCAAAAGTTTTAAAAATAATTCGATTAGCGAAAACAATTATTTGGAATGGCCCTGTAGGTGTATATGAATTTAAAAATTTTCAAAAAGGAACAAAATTAATAGCTCGTGAAATTGCAAAAAGTAATGCATTTTCTCTTGCAGGTGGTGGAGATACTTTGGCAGTTATAGATATGTTCAAAATAAGAGAAAAAATTTCTTATATATCAACTGGAGGAGGTTCATTTTTATCATTTATAGAAGGTGACAAACTTCCAACTATTAAAATGTTGGAAGAAACTTTTCTAACGAATAAATAA
- the fbaA gene encoding class II fructose-bisphosphate aldolase, translating into MKKKLNFKKIGVLSGKEAKDLFFFAKNNNFAIPAINCIGIDSINTVLNTAEKINSPVIIQLSHGGSEFIADIQSKKINNEANRAVLGSISAAKHVHLIAPYYNIPIILHTDHCHKSWLYWIDQLLDEGKNFFKKNSRPLFTSHMIDLSKERIEENIRICSKYLKYIHDLNMLLEIELGCTGGEEDGVDNSSINKELLYTQPNDVLYAYEKLSTISPNFTIAASFGNVHGVYKPGNVSLKPKILKKSQEKIKEKYSLSGNPLNFVFHGGSGSSEKEIKQAIKYGVVKINIDTDIQWANWNGILNFYKKNKKYLQSQLGNPKGKDIPNKKYYDPRIWLNFGKCSMQKYLEEIFKKLNAYNVL; encoded by the coding sequence ATGAAAAAAAAATTAAATTTTAAAAAAATTGGTGTTTTATCTGGAAAAGAAGCAAAAGATTTATTTTTTTTTGCTAAAAATAATAATTTTGCAATTCCAGCAATTAACTGTATAGGAATAGATTCTATAAATACTGTTTTAAACACAGCAGAAAAAATAAATTCTCCAGTTATTATACAACTTTCACATGGAGGATCTGAATTTATTGCAGATATTCAATCAAAAAAAATTAATAATGAAGCTAACAGAGCTGTTTTAGGTTCTATTTCTGCTGCAAAACATGTACATTTGATAGCTCCTTACTATAACATTCCTATTATTTTACATACTGATCATTGTCATAAATCATGGTTATATTGGATTGATCAATTATTAGATGAAGGAAAAAATTTTTTTAAAAAAAACAGTCGTCCGTTATTTACATCTCATATGATTGACTTATCTAAAGAAAGAATTGAAGAAAATATAAGAATTTGTTCTAAATATTTAAAATATATACATGATTTAAACATGTTATTAGAAATAGAATTAGGTTGTACTGGAGGAGAAGAAGATGGAGTAGACAATTCTTCTATAAATAAAGAATTACTTTATACACAACCTAATGATGTTTTATATGCTTATGAAAAATTATCAACTATTAGCCCGAATTTTACAATTGCTGCATCCTTTGGAAACGTTCATGGTGTTTATAAACCAGGAAATGTTTCCTTGAAACCAAAAATTCTTAAAAAATCTCAAGAGAAAATTAAAGAAAAATATAGTCTATCTGGAAATCCATTAAATTTTGTATTTCATGGAGGGTCTGGGTCTTCTGAAAAAGAAATAAAACAAGCTATTAAATATGGAGTTGTAAAAATTAATATAGATACAGATATTCAATGGGCAAATTGGAATGGTATTTTAAATTTTTATAAAAAAAATAAAAAATATTTACAATCTCAATTAGGTAACCCAAAGGGAAAAGACATTCCTAATAAAAAATACTATGATCCTCGTATCTGGCTTAATTTTGGGAAATGTTCAATGCAAAAATATTTAGAAGAAATTTTTAAAAAATTAAATGCATATAATGTATTATAA
- the mscS gene encoding small-conductance mechanosensitive channel MscS, whose translation MEELNVVNDINHAGNWLIRNQELLFDYIINLMLSITVLVIGLFVGRIISNGVNKILINRHIDATIAGFLSTLVRYVIITFTIIAALGCIGVQTTSVIAILGAAGMAIGLALQGSLSNFAAGVLLVTLRPLRTSEYVDLGNVAGTVLNVHIFYTTLRTLDGKIVVVPNGKIIAGNIINYSREPARRNEFIISVAYDSDIDKVIKILRGVAKNEKRVLQERGIIVGLSELAPSSLNFIVRCWSKIDDLNLVYWDLMAKFKKALDANKINIPYPKIDIHICKKK comes from the coding sequence ATGGAAGAATTAAATGTCGTAAATGATATTAATCATGCAGGAAATTGGCTAATACGAAATCAAGAACTTCTATTCGATTATATAATAAATCTAATGTTATCCATTACAGTTTTAGTAATAGGTTTATTTGTAGGTAGAATTATTTCCAATGGAGTAAATAAAATTTTAATCAACAGACATATTGATGCTACTATAGCTGGATTTTTATCTACTTTAGTAAGATATGTCATCATTACCTTTACAATAATAGCTGCTTTAGGATGCATTGGAGTTCAAACAACTTCAGTAATTGCTATATTAGGAGCTGCTGGGATGGCCATAGGGCTAGCTCTTCAAGGATCTTTATCCAATTTTGCTGCTGGAGTATTGTTAGTAACTTTAAGACCACTTAGAACTAGTGAATACGTAGATTTAGGAAACGTTGCAGGAACTGTATTAAACGTTCATATATTTTATACTACATTAAGAACATTAGATGGAAAAATAGTAGTGGTTCCAAATGGAAAAATTATTGCTGGAAATATTATTAATTATTCTAGAGAACCTGCTCGAAGAAATGAATTTATTATTAGTGTTGCCTATGATTCTGATATTGATAAAGTTATAAAAATTTTAAGAGGAGTTGCAAAAAATGAAAAAAGGGTTCTGCAAGAAAGAGGAATCATTGTAGGTTTAAGTGAGCTAGCTCCTTCTTCTTTAAATTTTATTGTTAGATGTTGGAGTAAAATTGATGATTTAAACTTAGTTTATTGGGATTTAATGGCTAAATTTAAAAAAGCTTTAGATGCTAATAAAATTAATATTCCTTATCCAAAAATAGACATACATATCTGTAAAAAAAAATAA
- the recC gene encoding exodeoxyribonuclease V subunit gamma encodes MIYLYTSNNLTSIIETCLKLIKKNPLKNPFEKEYFLIENKNMEQWINIFIAEKEKISANIKFETIYNFIWKTFEKNLNIRIKKNEFEKDSLTWKIMNIISKKNIYSGINKTDTETKKIYFCTFMANLFINYSLHRCEIINSWERDINFYKNDSSEKWQKNLWKILTKKEKNWNFSKLLNIYVKKIKFEKSNYIFFTKRIFVIGIHHLCSSYLNFFNQISPFLDIYIFIISPYQTKKLHFLKKNKSFDLNIKNKIEKNILLNPLFQFFKYAYERFFLLKNIKIKKHLFIYKKVNNPKKKLLPYLQNKLFFFNKKKIFDQKLKKKILQTDFSLSIHCCHNIRREIEILHDNLLRILNENKKIFPKDILILCSNTEDYSTTIKSVFNREEKEKFIPFTILNEISKKNKIIIYLLEKLLKFHYCKFYNTDIIELLQYELISRKFNFSKKEVEILKIWIKNSNIRWGLDNLHIKKLNLPPTNKNTWEFGIKRFLLGYAMNNSEKSWMNTISFSITEENEINILEKLIQFITILKKWRKIISKSKLFNDWIPIFKKMIFYFFLEKDFFLKKKYDLYKKIWKKTIFFSIKENYQEKISIDIFSKKFLINIKKFFRKKNFSKNKVNFSNLYNFSIIPFKVIYLIGFNEDIYPRVENIKYFDLIKKNKNIGDPDLKEKDYYTFLEILISAKDYLILSYINYRLENDLKVNPSILINKLLNYIKTSYFINDEQSEKEILQHIHLFHSENSFDAINFNNVYNYQSFDDNWFNILLNNNNNNREFKFFKKIDFYFEKEIKLKKFILFWKNPIRFFLKKRIGITFPEKNENLIKMEPFSLNSLENYKLNEKILNEMINKKNERKILKKLESSGELPYNFNYFYINKNTYKELLCLTKKILINKTTLKTKEIYIRLSKNIIYGKLENIQKTGILKWKPTLLNYNDMISLWLEHLIYCISEKKGNSVIYGLKNKKYFFSPIKKKEALFYLENYIKGYLEGLNHPLLLIKSSFSWIEKIYDKIKKDIISEKKIAIKARKSFLDTWNGNTIIPGEKEDLYIKKIIPEITEELLEEIYKTCKKWIIPILNHIND; translated from the coding sequence ATGATTTATTTATATACATCTAATAATCTAACTTCAATTATTGAAACGTGTTTAAAATTAATTAAAAAAAACCCTTTAAAAAATCCATTTGAGAAAGAATATTTTTTAATAGAAAATAAAAATATGGAACAATGGATAAATATTTTTATTGCCGAAAAAGAAAAAATTAGTGCGAATATTAAATTTGAAACTATATATAACTTTATATGGAAAACATTCGAAAAAAACTTAAATATTAGAATAAAAAAAAATGAGTTTGAAAAAGACTCCTTAACTTGGAAAATAATGAATATTATATCAAAAAAAAATATTTATTCTGGTATAAATAAAACTGACACCGAAACAAAAAAAATTTATTTTTGTACTTTCATGGCTAATTTATTTATAAATTATTCATTACACAGATGTGAAATAATTAATAGTTGGGAAAGAGATATAAATTTTTATAAAAATGATTCTTCTGAAAAATGGCAAAAAAATTTATGGAAAATATTAACTAAAAAAGAAAAAAACTGGAACTTTTCTAAATTATTAAATATTTACGTTAAGAAAATAAAATTTGAAAAATCTAATTATATCTTTTTTACTAAAAGAATTTTTGTGATAGGAATACATCATTTATGCAGTAGTTACTTAAATTTTTTTAATCAAATTAGTCCTTTTTTAGATATTTATATTTTTATAATTTCTCCTTACCAAACAAAAAAATTACATTTTTTAAAAAAAAATAAATCTTTCGATTTAAATATAAAAAATAAAATTGAAAAAAATATTTTATTGAATCCTTTATTTCAATTTTTTAAATATGCATATGAACGTTTTTTTTTGTTAAAAAATATAAAAATAAAAAAACATTTATTTATATATAAAAAAGTAAACAATCCTAAAAAAAAATTATTACCCTACTTACAAAATAAATTATTTTTTTTTAATAAAAAGAAAATATTTGATCAAAAATTAAAAAAAAAAATATTACAAACAGATTTTTCTTTATCCATCCATTGTTGTCATAATATTAGAAGAGAAATAGAAATTTTACATGATAACTTATTAAGAATTTTAAACGAAAACAAAAAAATTTTTCCGAAAGATATTTTAATTCTTTGTTCTAATACAGAAGACTACTCAACAACAATAAAATCTGTTTTTAACAGAGAAGAAAAAGAAAAATTTATTCCTTTTACCATTTTAAATGAAATATCTAAGAAAAATAAAATTATTATCTACCTGCTAGAAAAATTACTTAAATTTCATTATTGTAAATTTTACAATACAGATATAATCGAATTGTTACAATATGAATTAATATCAAGAAAATTTAATTTTTCAAAAAAAGAAGTAGAAATCTTAAAAATTTGGATAAAAAATTCTAATATTAGATGGGGACTAGATAATCTACATATCAAAAAATTAAACTTACCTCCAACTAATAAAAATACTTGGGAATTTGGAATTAAAAGATTTCTGCTGGGATACGCAATGAACAATAGTGAAAAATCATGGATGAATACCATTTCTTTCTCTATAACAGAAGAAAATGAAATAAATATTCTAGAAAAATTAATTCAATTTATAACTATTTTAAAAAAATGGAGGAAGATAATTTCAAAATCAAAACTATTTAATGATTGGATACCCATTTTTAAAAAAATGATATTTTATTTTTTTTTAGAAAAAGACTTTTTTTTAAAAAAAAAATATGATTTATATAAAAAAATATGGAAAAAAACTATTTTTTTTTCTATTAAAGAAAATTATCAAGAAAAAATATCTATTGATATTTTTAGTAAAAAATTTTTAATTAATATAAAAAAATTTTTTAGAAAAAAAAATTTTTCAAAAAATAAAGTAAACTTCTCAAACTTATATAATTTTAGTATTATTCCATTTAAAGTAATATACTTAATTGGTTTTAATGAAGATATTTATCCCCGTGTTGAAAATATTAAATACTTTGATTTAATTAAAAAAAACAAAAATATTGGAGATCCTGATTTAAAAGAAAAAGATTATTATACTTTTTTAGAAATTTTGATATCCGCTAAAGATTATTTAATCTTAAGCTATATTAATTATAGATTAGAAAACGATCTGAAAGTTAATCCTTCTATTTTAATAAATAAATTATTAAATTATATTAAAACAAGTTATTTTATTAATGATGAACAATCAGAAAAAGAAATATTACAACATATTCATTTATTTCATTCAGAAAATTCATTTGATGCTATAAATTTTAATAATGTTTATAATTACCAAAGCTTCGATGATAATTGGTTTAATATATTATTAAATAATAACAATAATAATCGTGAATTTAAATTTTTTAAAAAAATAGATTTCTATTTTGAAAAAGAGATTAAATTAAAAAAATTTATTTTATTTTGGAAAAATCCTATCCGATTTTTTTTAAAAAAAAGAATTGGAATAACATTTCCAGAAAAAAACGAAAATCTTATAAAAATGGAACCTTTTTCATTAAACTCATTAGAAAATTATAAACTTAATGAAAAAATATTAAATGAAATGATTAATAAAAAAAATGAAAGAAAAATTTTAAAAAAACTTGAATCTTCTGGAGAACTTCCTTACAATTTTAACTATTTTTATATAAATAAAAATACTTATAAAGAATTATTATGCTTAACAAAAAAAATTTTAATTAATAAAACAACCCTTAAAACTAAAGAAATATATATTCGCTTATCTAAAAATATAATATATGGAAAACTAGAAAATATTCAAAAAACAGGTATTTTAAAGTGGAAACCTACTTTGTTAAACTATAATGATATGATTTCTCTATGGTTAGAACACCTTATTTATTGTATTTCCGAAAAAAAAGGGAATTCTGTAATATACGGATTAAAAAATAAAAAATATTTTTTTTCACCTATAAAAAAAAAAGAAGCTTTATTTTATTTAGAAAATTATATTAAAGGATATTTAGAAGGATTAAATCATCCTTTGTTATTAATAAAATCTAGTTTTTCTTGGATAGAAAAAATATATGATAAAATTAAAAAAGATATAATTTCTGAAAAAAAAATTGCAATAAAAGCTAGAAAAAGTTTTCTAGATACTTGGAATGGAAATACAATTATTCCAGGAGAAAAAGAAGACTTATACATTAAAAAAATTATACCTGAAATAACAGAAGAATTGCTTGAGGAAATATATAAAACATGTAAAAAATGGATTATTCCTATTTTAAATCACATTAATGATTAA
- the recB gene encoding exodeoxyribonuclease V subunit beta encodes MKKNVKKIKEIFNFLLEGKHVIEASAGTGKTFFIVLTYIRLILGINIKKEKNPLSVKKILVLTFNKSAKEEIFKRIKKTIQELKLAILKKKINNNNIIVFINKIKNFELAKALLLKAEFDLDQAKIFTIDSFFFKTLNYYTFHLSSQNNIKNERNMYLETTIDFWRKQCFLLPKNLLNIIYKKWKNPLNLFKEIEPWINYQKNNPYLKIKKKYCVINLHKKNIKKINFFKKSWLGVSKKIFNSIDEFIINKRIFNKRNKKRWINIINKWAIEKTVDYFIPKELSYFKKKINKTKNKKNKTLYNFFIFTEFFLKENFSIKKEFILLSIKNVIHYTNLRKKNIGYLEYSDVSNLLFKELKKKKNNFLRKISKDFSAVLIDEFQDINFQQHKIIKKIFYERKNIFLLLIGDPKQSIYNFRGANIFSYFQSKSEIKSHFFLEKNWRSTPSIINNINLLFSRIKNPFLNSKIKFIPSTFFKKNKYNYFKINNIIQPSFSIFINSNEIISKRNYEEWISKECAKSISYWLERGRSGNATISIKNKIKSISEKDIVVIVKNKIEAICIQDALKKNNVPSIYLSNKKNIFDTLEAKELFWILTAILDSKNEKKLKRALCTNLLENDSNQINKIFLNLEYWSSTINKFYHFYKIWEKLGIFSLIKHLIKIKKKKINLNEKKENIFNVNNFLHLGKIIDEKYFLLNEKKILVYWLEGKINNIDYLPKNNFVQNPDSNNSVKIISIHKSKGLEFPLVWIPFIMNYKKRKIGLYPNKKNQFRINLEENSKKSKLVDKERLSEDMRLLYVALTRTIIHCSLGIARVQTIRKKKYNIFSNVHHSAFGYLLQRGKKCNLSIFKKNLKEIQKYEDIKFFSNFKEKIFQKKINVNIPINVKKFNRKILNYWDITSFSKLQKENLVLTNKKKKNSNAKIINVSNDTLSPYYFPRGVEFGSLLHNILKKCKFNDKINDYHILKEISKVKLNKEWIPIIKNWMYQIFQKKINNYGLKLSNLKENEYLKELKFFYPIKKIINDYKFNKIIKLFRLKNQEIPLFNFEKKKGMLTGFIDLIFFSNKKYYILEYKSNWLGYDNSFYSKKNIKSEIIKHRYDIQSLLYIIALNRYLKNKIKKYNFNQNFGGFYFLFIRGMYLEKNKTNENNGIYHFLPKENCINKLDNFFKGK; translated from the coding sequence ATGAAAAAAAATGTAAAAAAAATAAAAGAAATATTTAATTTTTTGTTAGAAGGAAAACATGTAATCGAAGCATCAGCTGGAACAGGGAAAACTTTTTTTATAGTTTTAACTTATATAAGATTAATATTAGGTATTAATATAAAAAAAGAAAAAAATCCTTTATCAGTTAAAAAAATTCTTGTTCTAACTTTTAATAAGTCAGCAAAAGAAGAAATCTTTAAACGAATAAAAAAAACTATTCAAGAATTAAAACTCGCTATTTTAAAAAAGAAAATTAATAATAATAATATAATTGTTTTTATAAATAAAATTAAAAATTTTGAATTAGCAAAAGCCCTGCTTTTAAAAGCAGAGTTTGATTTAGATCAAGCTAAAATTTTTACTATAGATAGTTTTTTTTTTAAAACATTAAACTATTATACTTTTCATTTAAGTTCACAAAATAATATTAAAAATGAAAGAAATATGTACTTAGAAACTACTATAGATTTTTGGAGGAAACAATGTTTTTTGCTTCCAAAAAATTTACTAAACATTATTTATAAAAAATGGAAAAATCCTTTAAATTTATTTAAAGAAATCGAACCTTGGATAAATTATCAGAAAAACAATCCTTATTTAAAAATAAAAAAAAAATATTGTGTAATTAATTTGCATAAAAAAAATATTAAAAAAATTAATTTCTTTAAAAAATCTTGGTTAGGAGTTAGTAAAAAAATATTTAATTCGATAGATGAATTCATTATAAATAAAAGAATTTTTAATAAAAGAAACAAAAAAAGATGGATAAATATAATAAATAAATGGGCAATAGAAAAAACAGTTGATTATTTTATTCCAAAAGAGTTATCTTACTTTAAAAAAAAAATAAATAAAACAAAAAATAAAAAAAATAAAACACTATATAATTTTTTTATTTTTACAGAGTTTTTCTTAAAAGAAAATTTTTCAATAAAAAAAGAGTTTATTCTTTTATCTATTAAAAATGTTATACATTATACCAACTTAAGAAAAAAAAATATTGGGTATTTAGAATATTCTGATGTTTCAAACTTACTGTTTAAGGAATTAAAAAAGAAAAAAAATAATTTTTTAAGAAAAATAAGTAAAGATTTTAGTGCTGTACTAATAGATGAATTTCAGGATATTAATTTTCAACAACATAAAATTATAAAAAAAATATTTTATGAAAGAAAAAATATATTTTTATTGTTAATCGGAGATCCAAAACAATCTATTTATAATTTTAGGGGGGCTAACATATTTTCTTACTTTCAATCAAAATCCGAAATTAAATCACATTTTTTTCTTGAAAAAAATTGGAGATCCACACCCAGCATAATAAATAACATAAATTTATTGTTTTCTAGAATTAAAAATCCATTTTTAAATTCCAAAATAAAATTTATTCCTTCTACTTTCTTTAAAAAAAACAAATACAATTATTTTAAAATTAATAATATTATTCAACCTTCTTTCTCTATATTTATTAACTCAAATGAAATTATTTCTAAAAGAAATTACGAAGAATGGATTTCTAAAGAATGTGCAAAAAGTATTTCTTATTGGTTAGAAAGAGGAAGGTCTGGAAATGCTACTATTTCTATTAAAAATAAAATTAAGTCTATTTCAGAAAAAGATATTGTTGTAATAGTTAAAAATAAAATAGAAGCTATTTGTATACAGGATGCTTTAAAAAAAAATAATGTTCCATCTATTTATTTATCGAACAAAAAAAACATATTTGATACTTTAGAAGCAAAGGAATTATTTTGGATACTTACCGCCATTTTAGACTCAAAAAATGAAAAGAAACTTAAAAGAGCACTATGCACAAATTTACTGGAAAATGATTCTAATCAAATAAATAAAATATTTTTAAATTTAGAATACTGGTCTTCTACGATAAATAAATTTTATCATTTTTATAAAATTTGGGAAAAATTAGGAATTTTCTCCCTAATAAAACACTTGATAAAAATTAAGAAAAAAAAAATTAACTTAAATGAAAAAAAAGAAAATATATTTAACGTAAACAATTTTTTACATTTAGGAAAAATAATAGATGAAAAATATTTTTTATTAAATGAAAAAAAAATATTAGTTTATTGGTTAGAAGGAAAAATTAATAATATAGATTATTTACCAAAAAATAATTTCGTCCAGAATCCAGATTCTAATAATTCCGTAAAAATTATTTCTATACATAAATCGAAAGGATTAGAATTTCCACTAGTTTGGATTCCTTTTATTATGAATTATAAAAAAAGAAAAATAGGATTATACCCTAATAAAAAAAATCAATTTAGAATAAATTTAGAGGAAAATTCAAAAAAATCTAAATTAGTAGATAAAGAAAGACTTTCAGAAGATATGCGATTATTATATGTTGCTTTAACAAGAACCATTATACATTGCAGCTTAGGAATAGCCAGAGTTCAAACTATACGAAAAAAAAAATACAATATTTTTTCTAACGTACATCATAGTGCTTTTGGATATCTTCTTCAACGTGGAAAAAAATGCAATCTTTCTATTTTTAAAAAAAATTTAAAAGAAATACAAAAATATGAAGATATTAAATTTTTTTCAAATTTCAAAGAAAAAATTTTTCAAAAAAAAATTAATGTCAATATTCCAATAAATGTTAAAAAATTTAATAGAAAGATTCTGAATTATTGGGATATAACAAGTTTTTCTAAATTACAAAAGGAAAATTTAGTTTTAACTAATAAAAAAAAGAAAAATTCAAATGCAAAAATTATTAATGTTTCCAACGATACTTTAAGTCCTTACTATTTTCCAAGAGGAGTTGAATTTGGTTCCTTGCTTCATAATATATTAAAAAAATGTAAATTTAATGATAAAATTAACGATTACCATATTCTAAAAGAAATTAGCAAAGTAAAACTAAATAAAGAATGGATACCTATAATAAAAAATTGGATGTATCAAATTTTTCAAAAAAAAATTAATAATTATGGTCTAAAATTATCAAATTTAAAAGAAAATGAATATCTAAAAGAATTAAAATTCTTTTATCCTATTAAAAAAATAATAAATGATTATAAATTTAATAAAATAATTAAATTATTTAGGTTAAAAAATCAAGAAATTCCTTTATTTAACTTTGAGAAAAAAAAAGGAATGTTAACAGGATTTATTGATCTTATTTTTTTTTCAAATAAAAAATACTATATTTTAGAATATAAATCTAATTGGCTCGGTTACGATAATAGTTTTTATTCAAAAAAAAACATAAAATCGGAAATAATTAAACATAGATATGATATACAATCTTTACTGTATATAATCGCTCTTAATAGATATCTAAAAAACAAAATTAAAAAATATAATTTTAATCAAAATTTTGGAGGTTTTTATTTTTTATTTATTAGAGGAATGTATTTAGAAAAAAACAAAACTAATGAAAATAATGGAATTTATCATTTTCTCCCTAAAGAAAATTGTATAAATAAACTAGATAATTTTTTTAAAGGAAAATAA